DNA from Clostridia bacterium:
GCATGGGAAAAAATTAAAACCAACCTTTTGCCTCACTCAGATTTAACCGGTCGCAACCTCATGCCAATTCTTGACAGTGCGCTTGGTATGCTCGAAGAAACGGCGGCAAACGGTCAGAGTGTCCAAGAGGTTTTGGGTGATGATATCAAAGGCTTCTGTATAGCACTGGCGGGTGAAGAAGGGGCAAAGTCTTATCGCGACAAATGGCGCA
Protein-coding regions in this window:
- a CDS encoding DUF1048 domain-containing protein — translated: AWEKIKTNLLPHSDLTGRNLMPILDSALGMLEETAANGQSVQEVLGDDIKGFCIALAGEEGAKSYRDKWRKELNNNIAKKLGK